A stretch of the Opisthocomus hoazin isolate bOpiHoa1 chromosome 2, bOpiHoa1.hap1, whole genome shotgun sequence genome encodes the following:
- the KLF11 gene encoding Krueppel-like factor 11, translating into MHGSPRSEMGDAAAVDIVDIYESIRERQRHDSERSTCSTLEQNDIEAVEALVCMSSWGQRSQKGDILKIRPLTPFSDSGDFTMHTEATSELPKDYLSTLCMTPPHSPDFVEISAAMLLSSQVTYSKPRTVMANTAACSVTSATSASPITKPSVTNMERQCSRKPVISESLAPQPCRAMATSVIRHTGDSSAYYRIPAVQEKTKVTSGYSISRDWCEADDRRHSRLPQDTCATGDLVNKTSPVHQPCAHDSSDTVTNKGQLPVRPVSPQTHLPKNCENDLQKRATPVTPAPVSSPQVLCQMIPLNGQSSMINAYVKPSTPTVSTPMKPILPQTAPLPQPVLMGPSVPQGTVMLVLPQTAVTQTPQCPQTVMTVGNTKLLPLAPAPVFIASGQSCAPQMDFSRRRNYVCNFPGCKKTYFKSSHLKAHLRTHTGEKPFSCNWEGCDKKFARSDELSRHRRTHTGEKKFACPVCERRFMRSDHLTKHTRRHMTTKKIPSWQTEVGKLNRIATAEKPKSSSALSMLIPVPSSVCQG; encoded by the exons ATGCACGGCTCGCCCCGCTCCGAGATGGGAGATGCGGCCGCG GTTGACATTGTGGACATCTATGAGTCTATCCGTGAAAGGCAGCGTCATGACAGCGAAAGGTCTACCTGCAGCACCTTGGAGCAGAACGACATTGAAGCCGTTGAAGCGCTTGTTTGCATGAGCTCCTGGGGTCAAAGATCACAGAAAGGTGACATATTAAAGATAAGGCCACTTACGCCCTTCTCAGATTCCGGTGATTTCACAATGCACACCGAGGCTACGTCTGAATTACCAAAGGACTATTTATCTACACTG TGCATGACCCCTCCGCACAGCCCTGACTTTGTTGAGATATCAGCTGCTATGCTTCTCTCCTCACAAGTCACTTATTCCAAACCAAGGACTGTCATGGCGAACACAGCTGCCTGCTCAGTCACATCAGCGACCAGTGCCTCTCCCATAACCAAGCCATCCGTTACCAACATGGAGCGACAGTGCAGTCGGAAGCCAGTGATATCCGAATCCCTCGCCCCTCAGCCTTGCAGGGCCATGGCAACAAGCGTGATACGTCACACAGGTGATAGTTCTGCTTACTATCGCATTCCTGCTGtgcaagagaaaacaaaggtAACTTCAGGTTACAGCATTTCCAGAGACTGGTGTGAGGCGGATGACCGAAGACATTCCAGATTGCCACAGGACACATGTGCTACGGGTGATTTGGTTAACAAAACCTCTCCGGTACATCAGCCTTGTGCACATGACTCCAGTGATACTGTGACCAATAAAGGACAACTACCGGTCCGGCCCGTTTCACCGCAGACCCACTTACCAAAGAATTGTGAGAATGACTTGCAAAAAAGAGCTACCCCAGTGACACCTGCCCCTGTTTCAAGCCCCCAAGTTCTCTGTCAGATGATCCCTTTAAATGGACAAAGCAGTATGATCAATGCCTATGTCAAGCCTTCAACTCCAACAGTCTCAACGCCCATGAAACCCATTTTACCGCAgacagccccgctccctcagcctgtaCTTATGGGACCTTCTGTGCCTCAGGGGACCGTCATGTTGGTTCTTCCACAGACTGCCGTCACACAGACGCCGCAGTGCCCGCAAACAGTGATGACTGTTGGGAACACCAAGTTACTGCCCCTTGCTCCTGCTCCTGTGTTCATCGCTTCTGGTCAAAGCTGTGCCCCCCAGATGGACTTTTCTAGACGGAGGAATTACGTTTGCAACTTTCCTGGCTGCAAGAAAACCTATTTCAAAAGTTCCCACCTTAAAGCCCACCTTCGCACCCACACTG GAGAAAAGCCTTTCAGCTGCAACTGGGAAGGCTGTGACAAGAAGTTTGCCCGCTCCGACGAGCTGTCACGCCACCGTAGAACTCACACAGGAGAGAAGAAGTTTGCTTGTCCCGTGTGTGAGCGTCGCTTCATGCGCAGCGATCACTTGACAAAGCACACCCGCCGCCATATGACCACGAAGAAGATCCCCAGCTGGCAGACGGAGGTTGGCAAACTCAACAGAATCGCCACAGCAGAGAAACCGaaaagcagcagtgctctgagcATGCTCATCCCCGTGCCATCGTCTGTCTGTCAGGGCTAG